The following nucleotide sequence is from Paracrocinitomix mangrovi.
ACATAACACGACCAATAAGGGCCACGTCTTGTGCATTGACTGTCCAAACAACCTCACCTTTATTGACAGGATCAATATGGTGAATTTGAGTACCTACGTTTCCAATTGGATGTTTACCACTAATTTTATTGATTTGAACACCCTGTGCTTTTGTGAACGTGTCATCAGCAACAGAGCCTCCTCTTAAAGTCAAGTGAATTTTTCCGTCTGTTAACTTTGATAAAGCATACAAACCTCTTTGGAACAACTCATTCTCCCCATGCAAAATGAAATCATAATCAGGTGCAAGTGGTGAAGAATCAAATCCTGAGATAAAAATTGCTTTTGGCTTATCTTCCGGTCTGGCAATAACATCCAATGGACGCATCTTGATAAAAGGCCATAAACCGTTTTTAAGCATGTACGCTTTAACTTCTTCTCCAGACATGTTAGCTGTATCAACAGCTCCAAGGTCTTCAAAAGAATTTTCAGCATCCGCCTTGATACGAATTTCTAAAATTCTTCTTTTAGCACCTCTAACAACGTCTTCTATCTCTCCTGCAACAGGCGATACAAAGTTTACATCAGGGTTGTATTTGTCCTCGAAAATTGGAGTTCCGGCCTTAACCTTATCTCCAACCTTAACCAACATCTTCGGAACTAGTCCGTGAAAATCGGGCGGCTTGATAGCAAAAGAGTCGCTTCTTTCAACAGTTGCTTTAACTTTGTCAGCTTCCCCTACTAGTTTGATATCCAAGCCCTTCCTTAATTTGATAGTCTTTGACATATCGACTTTTGGAATTTAGATTAAGCGACAAATTTAATTATCTGGAATTATTGGCAAACTCATTTTCGACCAATCTGATGTAGTTTAGAATGATTCTAAATAAGAAGATAGTGATTATGTAATTCCTACAACAGCGATTTTAGCTCTAACAAGCTGTTAATCACCTTTGAGTGCTTATGTTTTCCTTCATTCTTAGGGTCAAAGAAAATAGTTTGCATTCCTACTTTTTTCGCTCCTAGTATATCAGCTTCATAATTGTCTCCAATCATCAATGCATCAAATGGGTCAACTTTTGCCATTTCAAGAGCTTTTTCAAAGACCAAACGGTGAGGTTTTTGTTTACCAACTTCCTCTGAGCACAGGATTATATCGAAATATTGAGAAAGATTGCTACCGCTCAGTTTAATGAATTGAACTTCTTTAAAACCGTTGGTAATGATGTGTAAAGGGTACTTTTCTTTTAAGTAAGATAAGGTTTCGTGAGTATGTGGAAAGAGGTTTGTTTTATGAGGTCCTCTTCTCACATATTCGTCTCCTATTTGCCTGCCAATTACATCCGGGTCTTTAACATTGAAGCGATCCAGCGTATCTCTAAATCTACCAAAACGCACGGTGTCCTTGTCAATTTTTCCGTTTCTGTATTTCTTCCAATAAATACCATTTACCGATTGATAGGTAGCTAAAAACTTTTCTTTGTTATCAATTTTATCTGCCAATCCAAATTCATCAAACAACTCACTCAAAGTCTCAGATGAGTTTTTTTCAAAGTCCCACAATGTGTGGTCCAGGTCAAAGAATATGTGCTTGATGTTTGTCATGCAATGGTAGAATATATCCAAAGACAGATCAAGGCGCTATAGGAAGCTGTGAAAATCATCATCAGAGGAAAAGTCCTTCTTTTTTTACCGTAAAACTTTGCGCAAACAATAGATCCAATTGGAATAGATAAGAACAAAGGGGCCAAAAAGGTAACTCCGTAAATTCCAATTTTTCGCTTCACCCACACAATAAACTTGTTCATCTTGGTGAATTTCTTCTTCTCTTTAAAAGGAATACCTTTGTCAATGGCGTCTTGTCTGGCTTTTTTGCGTTTTTTATGAGCTCTGATCATCAATAATTCACTCAAAAAGTAGAATATGGTCATTGAAAACCATGCGCCAATAGTAACAGAGATAAAAATTTGCAAAACACCAATTTCAACATTTTCGTTGATGTATTCATGAAATGGAGTATAGGTAAGCCATTGCGCAAAAAGGAACTTAAAAGTGCCTAAGCCAAAACCGGTAAATAAAAGTCCCCAATTCATCATTATAATTTTACCCCAAAGGCTAAATCTCCTGCATCTCCAAGACCGGGAACGATATAAGCTTTGCTATTTAATTTTTCATCAACGTCCGCTAGCCATATTTCTGCATTATCAGGCAATTCGGCTTGTAATTTATCAACTGCAGGTTGACTCGCTATAGCACACATTACGTGAATTTTTTTTGGATTTCCGTTTTTTCTAATGGCATCTAATGTCAAAAGCAAAGAAGTTCCTGTAGCTAACATTGGGTCAACAATAACCAATGTTTTACATGTTAGATCCGGCGAAGCTAAATATTCAACATGAACTTTTATGTCTTGTCCACCCTCTTCATTTTCTTCTCTATAAGCAGATATAAATGCATTTTCTGCATGATCAAAATAATTCAAAACTCCATTGTGCATAGTTAATCCCGCTCTCAGTATAGAGGCAACTACGATTGGTTCATCAATTCGGTGAACCTCTTTTTTTCCTAATGGAGTTGTGACTTCATCTACTTTGTAATGCAGACTTTTACTCATTTCATAAGCCATGACTTCGCTTATACGCTCCATGTTTTTTCTGAAACGCATAGCGTCCATCTGCACATTCACATCTCTAATCTCAGCCAAAAAGTGCTGTAAAACTGAATTTTCTTTGCTTAAGATATGTACCATATTTTAAGAGTAAAGTCCGCCGTTTAAATTTAATGTTTGACCAGTAAGATAAGTTGCTTTGTCTGAAATAATGTAATCCATTAATGCAGCTAATTCACTAGGGTCTCCCAGTTTACTTACCGGGATTTTATCAATCAATTCTTCCTGCATTTCATCAGGTACATCATTGATCATTCCTGCATTGAAATAACCAAGGGCAATTGAATTGACGGTAATATTTTTATTTGAAATTTCTTTGGCCAACGATTTTGTTAATCCTATTAAGCCTGCTTTTGATGCTCCGTATGCAGCAGCTCCCACAAATCCTGTTTGCGCGACTATTGACGACATAAAAATAATGCGGCCAAATTGCTTGTCTCGCATATATGGCAAAGCATGTTTAGTAGCTAAGAAGGGGCCTGTTAAATTTACAGCAATAGTATCATTCCAGTTTTCAGCTGAAGTTTTCCAGCTAATTTCACTTTTACTGATGCCTGCATTGTTTATCAGGATATCAATACTTCCAAAATCCTTCACCACTTGCTGTATCATATTTTCAATTTCATCTTCTTTTTTGATGTCAGCTTTATAGGTTTTTGCGTTGGCAGGAATTTCTGAAGGAGGATTATCTAAATAATGAAGAGCAAGGTTGTATTCTTGCATCCCAAAATGTTTGGTTAAGGCAGTGCCTAATCCGCCTGAACTTCCTATTAATAGTATGGTTTTCTTCATCCTTTAATTTTTTTCAAGGTTTTGTACCAAACCGGAAGATTGTCAATTTCACAATTGTAATAAGTCCTGTCTGTAGCGCCAAATTTTTTATAAAAATTGGCAACTCCTTCTATTTCTGATCCTCCAAAATCAAAGATATTATAATCCTCTTTGTATTGCTCAATAGCGAAATTAATTAGGCCAAACATAGCGCCATTTTTCTTAGCTTCTTCTGATGCAACGCCTTTTAGATAAGTTATCCTTCCCTTATCTTTAAAAAAGAAACCAGCTCCTACAAAGGTGTCCTGCTCATAGCAAGCGATTAAATCTCCTTTATTATTGTTGATGGCTACTTTCATTAGTTGTTCTAAAGATATCAGGTCCTTGGCTTTAAGTGTTTCAATTTTTTGAAAAGCAGTTGCTTTAAATAGTTCAATCAGTTGATTTGGATCAGTATCCTTTTTATAATTGAAAATTTGATCTGCTTTTTTGATAAGACGTTTGGCGTTGGTGCTATATTTTAAGCCCGTATCTTTTAATTCAATAAATTGATGTTTTCTTTCAGATAGCCCGTCAATTTGCAGACTGTGTTGTGTTCTAAAGTGAATTGCCTTAAAATCTTTGGCAAGATATTCCAGTACTTCAGTCCAATTAAATGAATTACCAAAAATGTCTATTTCTCTTGTGAAAGACGGTTGATACATCTGTTTAACTCCAAGCAGTGTAGTATAAGGAATGGGCACAATGGTATTGTAATCACCTTCTATTAATGCACCCCAATTTTTAGCGGTATTGTCCAAATACCATGAATAACAGAAAATATTCTCAATGTCATCATCTGCAATTCGCTGATCCCATTTATTTGTGTCAATATTTTCTCTTTGGAAAAACTGCATTTTATTACAGGTTTAAGTCCGCGAACGTAATAAATTGATGTTTATTCTTGTTTTGATCAATAAATCGCTCCAACTTTTTCAATGAATACAATGTGGCCGCTTTTGGATGACCAATTACCACCATTTCAGTAAAGCCTTTGGTTTGATTTTGTTTCAAAACTTTGTTGAGTTTAGTTACAAAATATCCATCTACTGAGGCACTTAAATTCATTCCTTTAGACAGCATTTTTTTTCTCATACCGGGTGAAGGCATGGGATATCCATCTCCAATTGGTTTATGATTCCTGGCATTTAGTCTACCTAGGATAAATAATCTCCAAAAAAACAAAGGGGAGTAATTATAATTGGAAATAGGAAATTCAGAAAATGGACCATTTTCATCTTCCTTTGTCAGATCATTTGAAAATTTCCAGGTGCTTTTGTTTGGGATATTTGTAAAATCGTAATAATAATTTCCGGCAGTATTTTTACCTCCTCTGAAAACAGTTGAATCTAATTTGATTCCGGCTTTTAAAAAGCTTTTTTCAATTTTTGAAAATGGCTGTAGACACCATCCGCCGGCGCGATAGGTTGTTACTGATTTACCGGTATGATTGGCGAGAATTGCTTGATATTCTAGTACAATACGCTCAATATCTTCATCACTGAAATCGCTAAGTTTATACCTGTCAGTATTCATGATCCATTCTTTGCCATCATGAACACAATCTTCCCAATGTGGGTGAATGTGTAATTGGCAATCATGTCCTTCATTTACCAGATCCTTAATTTGTTGGGCTACCTTTTGATATTCTGAAGCAACATTAGGGAACTGATCTTTGAATTCGATTAGTTTTTTAAGGTATCCGGTATCAATGAAGAATAC
It contains:
- a CDS encoding Na(+)-translocating NADH-quinone reductase subunit A, giving the protein MSKTIKLRKGLDIKLVGEADKVKATVERSDSFAIKPPDFHGLVPKMLVKVGDKVKAGTPIFEDKYNPDVNFVSPVAGEIEDVVRGAKRRILEIRIKADAENSFEDLGAVDTANMSGEEVKAYMLKNGLWPFIKMRPLDVIARPEDKPKAIFISGFDSSPLAPDYDFILHGENELFQRGLYALSKLTDGKIHLTLRGGSVADDTFTKAQGVQINKISGKHPIGNVGTQIHHIDPVNKGEVVWTVNAQDVALIGRVMSSGQFDASKVIAITGSEVKNPKYIKTTIGTKIDNIIADNIKEGNVRYISGNVLTGDKVDADGYLGFYHSQITVIPEGDEPKFMITQGWMSPGFNKFSINRSYFSWLTPNKKRVLDTNLNGEIRAFVVTGEMEKVFPFDIYPMQLIKSVMYNDIDLMENLGIYEVAPEDFALCEFVCTSKINIQSVIRDGLDVIQEECM
- a CDS encoding SDR family oxidoreductase, giving the protein MKKTILLIGSSGGLGTALTKHFGMQEYNLALHYLDNPPSEIPANAKTYKADIKKEDEIENMIQQVVKDFGSIDILINNAGISKSEISWKTSAENWNDTIAVNLTGPFLATKHALPYMRDKQFGRIIFMSSIVAQTGFVGAAAYGASKAGLIGLTKSLAKEISNKNITVNSIALGYFNAGMINDVPDEMQEELIDKIPVSKLGDPSELAALMDYIISDKATYLTGQTLNLNGGLYS
- the upp gene encoding uracil phosphoribosyltransferase yields the protein MVHILSKENSVLQHFLAEIRDVNVQMDAMRFRKNMERISEVMAYEMSKSLHYKVDEVTTPLGKKEVHRIDEPIVVASILRAGLTMHNGVLNYFDHAENAFISAYREENEEGGQDIKVHVEYLASPDLTCKTLVIVDPMLATGTSLLLTLDAIRKNGNPKKIHVMCAIASQPAVDKLQAELPDNAEIWLADVDEKLNSKAYIVPGLGDAGDLAFGVKL
- a CDS encoding YjjG family noncanonical pyrimidine nucleotidase, with the translated sequence MTNIKHIFFDLDHTLWDFEKNSSETLSELFDEFGLADKIDNKEKFLATYQSVNGIYWKKYRNGKIDKDTVRFGRFRDTLDRFNVKDPDVIGRQIGDEYVRRGPHKTNLFPHTHETLSYLKEKYPLHIITNGFKEVQFIKLSGSNLSQYFDIILCSEEVGKQKPHRLVFEKALEMAKVDPFDALMIGDNYEADILGAKKVGMQTIFFDPKNEGKHKHSKVINSLLELKSLL
- a CDS encoding GNAT family N-acetyltransferase; translation: MQFFQRENIDTNKWDQRIADDDIENIFCYSWYLDNTAKNWGALIEGDYNTIVPIPYTTLLGVKQMYQPSFTREIDIFGNSFNWTEVLEYLAKDFKAIHFRTQHSLQIDGLSERKHQFIELKDTGLKYSTNAKRLIKKADQIFNYKKDTDPNQLIELFKATAFQKIETLKAKDLISLEQLMKVAINNNKGDLIACYEQDTFVGAGFFFKDKGRITYLKGVASEEAKKNGAMFGLINFAIEQYKEDYNIFDFGGSEIEGVANFYKKFGATDRTYYNCEIDNLPVWYKTLKKIKG